In Halothermothrix orenii H 168, the sequence GTAGATAATGGGACCGGGGCTATCGAGTTTGATGGCAATAGCCACCAGCAACATTACCGGTGAAGCCAGAATTAGACCGGTTGCAGAAGCTAATATATCAATTATTCTTTTAGTAATTAAATAGACAGGGGATGGGTTGTATCCCTTAATCCGGTAACCCTTCTTTTTCTTATTTTTGCCTTCAACTTGCCTCTCATAAGTTTCCCAGGCCCCGGCTAAACTCTCCTGGTAATTATTGGCCATTTTTCTCCCCCCTGTCTTTAAAAATTTCGTTAAAAACCCGGAAATATAAAACCTTCAATTATTTTTATTCGACAAAAGTGATAGTAATCCTCCATAGTTTCTATTACATTTTTACATTTAATAATTTCCAGTTTATAATTATATACAATCTGTGTATATTTGGCAAGGGATTTTTGTCGTCATTTTATATTATATGGAAATTATTATACCCGAAATGTGACAGGTGAACATTAACACACCTGCAGCCCTGTTCAATTTTTACAAAAGTTTCAGGTAATCATTGTCAGTATTTACCATGTATACAAATTTAATAATTTACAGCAAAGAGGCTGCCTCTTTATCTATAATCAGGGTTACCTCGGGGTGGGTCTGGAGCAATGAAGCCGGTACTTTAGTGCTGACATAGCCGCTTACAGTCTCCTTTATGGCCCTGGCCTTATTCCTGCCACTGGCAAGAAGAATAATCCGTCTCGCTTTAAGTATGGTTGCCATCCCTACTGAGATAGCCTTGCGGGGAACATCATCAGGGGAATCAAAGAACCGGCTATTGGCCTGGATGGTCTCCTCAGTCAGATCCACCAGGTGGGTGGTTACATTGAGACGCTCATCGGGTTCATTAAACCCGATATGGCCGTTGGGGCCAATCCCCAGTATTTGAAGGTCAATCCCCCCGGACCGCCTTATTTTTTCTTCATAATCCTGACA encodes:
- the nagB gene encoding glucosamine-6-phosphate deaminase, which translates into the protein MRVLIEENYREMSKKAALLVASQVILKPDSVLGLATGSTPIGMYQELAEMYKEGEIDFSEVTTFNLDEYYNLPPEAPQSYHYYMKENFFKHVNIHPARTHIPDGMAGDVEAECQDYEEKIRRSGGIDLQILGIGPNGHIGFNEPDERLNVTTHLVDLTEETIQANSRFFDSPDDVPRKAISVGMATILKARRIILLASGRNKARAIKETVSGYVSTKVPASLLQTHPEVTLIIDKEAASLL